A genome region from Frankineae bacterium MT45 includes the following:
- a CDS encoding Uncharacterized conserved protein YabE, contains G5 and tandem DUF348 domains, giving the protein MAPRIRVHRTWILRARLRRLRNLRALRAQRALAERRWRPRKVWSPLRRGVTFALALLLTAGVLGSVAVVASADRTVTLTVDGVQHRVHTDAARVRDVLADSHITLGAHDAVTPGLDQPVGGSDAITITRGRLLHLDVDGVQSDAWVTALTVADAARQLGYGADDFFSPAADSPLGTDPTSLVIRLPKPVTIVHDGLTQRIATTAATVGDLLKSLNIVVRTTDFLSAGAGDPLRMWEQIVIQRVKNGTVTEVVAVPFPTSTLPDPTMPSGQQRIVTVGRPGQARVVYGVSLSDGVQTVKTMLSSTLLVPPLAQVTAVGTAVVAATPLATVPGSGSATSAPAAAGSALQAADHPSQAPTPSTSRPPSTTPRPSAGPRPTPTTKPATPTPATPKPATPKPATPKPVTPTPKAVTPTPRPATPTPKPPTPTPKPAGALNWDALAMCESSGNWSINTGNGYYGGLQFNLSTWLSYGGGAYAARPDLATKAQQIAVATVLYNARGRAPWPYCGQFL; this is encoded by the coding sequence ATGGCCCCCCGAATACGCGTCCACCGAACGTGGATCCTGCGTGCCCGGCTCCGCCGGCTACGCAACCTCCGCGCTCTTCGTGCCCAGCGGGCCCTCGCCGAGCGCCGATGGCGCCCACGAAAGGTCTGGTCACCACTGCGCCGGGGCGTCACCTTCGCCCTCGCGCTGCTGCTCACCGCCGGAGTACTCGGCAGTGTCGCCGTCGTCGCCTCAGCCGATCGAACCGTCACCCTCACCGTGGACGGCGTGCAGCACCGGGTGCACACCGACGCCGCCCGGGTCCGTGACGTCCTCGCCGACTCGCACATCACGCTCGGGGCGCATGACGCGGTGACGCCGGGGCTGGATCAGCCGGTCGGCGGGAGCGACGCCATCACCATCACCCGGGGTCGTCTGCTTCACCTCGACGTCGACGGGGTCCAGAGCGACGCCTGGGTCACGGCCCTGACGGTGGCCGATGCGGCCCGCCAACTCGGCTACGGGGCCGACGACTTCTTCTCACCGGCCGCCGACTCACCGCTGGGGACCGATCCGACGAGCCTGGTCATCCGGCTTCCGAAACCGGTGACGATCGTGCACGACGGGTTGACGCAGCGGATCGCGACCACGGCGGCCACCGTCGGGGATCTGCTGAAGAGCCTCAACATCGTGGTGCGCACCACCGACTTCCTCTCCGCCGGCGCCGGCGACCCGCTGCGCATGTGGGAGCAGATCGTCATCCAGCGGGTGAAGAACGGCACCGTCACCGAGGTCGTGGCCGTCCCGTTCCCGACGAGCACGCTGCCCGATCCGACGATGCCGTCCGGGCAGCAGCGGATTGTGACCGTCGGGCGTCCGGGGCAGGCCCGGGTGGTCTACGGCGTCTCGCTCTCCGACGGCGTGCAGACGGTGAAGACGATGCTCTCCAGCACCCTGCTGGTCCCCCCGCTTGCTCAGGTCACCGCCGTCGGGACGGCGGTCGTGGCCGCGACCCCGCTGGCCACCGTCCCAGGCTCCGGTTCGGCGACCTCGGCTCCGGCTGCGGCCGGGAGCGCACTTCAGGCCGCCGACCACCCGTCGCAGGCGCCGACTCCATCGACGTCGCGTCCGCCGTCGACGACCCCGCGCCCGAGCGCCGGACCGCGTCCGACGCCGACCACGAAGCCCGCGACCCCGACTCCGGCCACACCGAAGCCGGCTACCCCCAAGCCGGCCACCCCGAAACCGGTGACCCCGACACCCAAGGCGGTCACCCCGACCCCGAGGCCCGCGACCCCGACACCGAAGCCCCCGACCCCGACCCCGAAACCGGCCGGCGCGCTCAACTGGGACGCCCTCGCCATGTGTGAGTCCAGCGGCAACTGGTCGATCAACACGGGGAACGGCTACTACGGGGGGCTGCAGTTCAACCTCAGCACCTGGCTCTCCTACGGCGGCGGGGCCTACGCCGCGCGTCCGGATCTGGCGACGAAGGCCCAGCAGATCGCCGTGGCCACGGTCCTCTACAACGCCCGCGGGCGGGCGCCGTGGCCCTACTGCGGGCAGTTTCTCTAG
- a CDS encoding Uncharacterized conserved protein YabE, contains G5 and tandem DUF348 domains encodes MRRGMKLGIYGAVLVGLVGGCVAWTAVDKTVTLKVDGQTRKIHTVADTVDGALASAGYKIASHDVVAPDANDSISNGQTVILKRGRLLHLTIDGTSRDIWVTAPTVADALAELGYSSSSFASVSRDKRLPLDPTTITMRTPKDVTITVAGQPMQVKTTQATVAGLLSQYDIALGPQDQVSVPLTSAPVEGEQILVQRVTTGVIKSTVPVPFGVTSTKDSTLAQGNLKITQAGKPGTATVTYSVVYLDGVIVGRSAQSKTVTSAPVDQVQVVGTRNPAADAAAAAAAAEAAAADAAVAATVTPGSAKAIAQKLLAARGMGDDQFACLVKLWSRESGWRVNASNSSGAYGIPQALPGSKMAAFGSDWRTNPATQIQWGLSYITGRYDTPCGAWGHSQSTGWY; translated from the coding sequence GTGCGTCGCGGTATGAAACTCGGCATCTACGGAGCCGTGCTGGTAGGTCTGGTCGGCGGTTGCGTCGCCTGGACGGCAGTCGACAAGACGGTCACTCTCAAAGTGGACGGTCAGACCCGCAAGATTCACACGGTCGCAGACACTGTCGATGGAGCGCTCGCCAGCGCCGGCTACAAGATCGCCAGTCACGACGTGGTCGCCCCCGACGCGAACGATTCGATCTCCAACGGCCAGACGGTGATCCTCAAGCGTGGCCGCCTGCTGCACCTCACCATCGACGGCACCTCCCGCGACATCTGGGTCACTGCCCCGACGGTCGCCGATGCCCTGGCCGAACTCGGCTACTCCTCCAGCAGTTTCGCCTCGGTCTCCCGCGACAAGCGCCTGCCGCTCGACCCCACCACGATCACCATGCGGACGCCCAAGGACGTCACCATCACGGTGGCTGGTCAGCCGATGCAGGTGAAGACGACTCAGGCCACCGTCGCCGGCCTGCTCAGCCAGTACGACATCGCCCTCGGGCCGCAGGATCAGGTCTCGGTGCCGCTGACCAGCGCGCCGGTCGAGGGCGAGCAGATCCTGGTCCAGCGGGTCACCACCGGCGTCATCAAGTCCACCGTGCCGGTGCCCTTCGGCGTCACCTCCACCAAGGACTCCACGCTGGCTCAGGGCAATCTGAAGATCACCCAGGCCGGCAAGCCGGGTACCGCGACCGTCACCTACTCCGTCGTCTACCTCGACGGCGTGATCGTCGGCCGCTCGGCCCAGTCGAAGACCGTTACCTCGGCCCCGGTGGACCAGGTCCAGGTCGTCGGAACCAGGAACCCGGCCGCTGATGCGGCGGCGGCGGCAGCAGCGGCCGAGGCGGCGGCGGCCGACGCGGCGGTGGCGGCGACCGTCACCCCGGGTTCAGCCAAGGCGATCGCCCAGAAGCTGCTGGCGGCTCGCGGGATGGGCGACGACCAGTTCGCCTGCCTGGTGAAGCTCTGGAGCCGGGAGAGTGGCTGGCGGGTCAACGCCTCCAACTCCAGCGGCGCCTACGGCATCCCGCAGGCCCTGCCCGGCAGCAAGATGGCGGCCTTCGGAAGCGACTGGCGCACCAACCCGGCGACCCAGATCCAGTGGGGCCTCTCCTACATCACCGGCCGCTACGACACCCCGTGCGGCGCGTGGGGCCACTCGCAGTCCACCGGCTGGTACTGA
- a CDS encoding dimethyladenosine transferase: protein MSQAQLLGPAEIRALAAHLQLRPTKTLGQNFLHDPNTIRRIVRAAALPDDAVVVEVGPGLGSLTLGLLDEAERVVAIEIDPTLARQLPLTVAERAPERASRLSVITADALQVTEIAGSQPTALVANLPYNVGVPVLLSLLARLPSLRSALVMVQAEVADRLSAAPGSKVYGVPSVKTAWYGRAERAGAIPRAVFWPVPNVDSGLVRITAHEPPVLPDGVARSDVFTVIDLAFSQRRKMLRSVLADWAGSAARAEEILVAAGVAPTARGETVDVAGFARIASAQRA, encoded by the coding sequence GTGAGTCAAGCGCAACTGCTGGGGCCGGCGGAGATCCGTGCTCTGGCCGCGCATCTGCAACTGCGCCCGACCAAGACGCTGGGGCAGAACTTCCTGCACGACCCGAACACGATCCGGCGCATCGTCCGGGCGGCCGCGCTGCCGGACGACGCGGTGGTGGTGGAGGTCGGCCCCGGTCTCGGATCGCTGACCCTCGGCCTGCTGGATGAGGCTGAGCGTGTGGTGGCGATCGAGATCGACCCCACCCTGGCCCGCCAACTACCCCTGACGGTCGCTGAGCGGGCACCTGAGCGGGCTTCGCGGCTCAGTGTGATCACGGCCGACGCGCTACAGGTCACTGAGATCGCCGGATCGCAGCCCACGGCGCTGGTGGCCAACCTCCCCTACAACGTCGGTGTGCCCGTCCTGCTCTCGCTGCTGGCGCGCCTGCCGAGCCTGCGCAGCGCGCTGGTGATGGTCCAGGCCGAGGTGGCCGACCGCCTCTCGGCGGCGCCGGGCTCCAAGGTCTACGGGGTCCCGAGCGTGAAGACGGCCTGGTACGGACGGGCCGAGCGGGCGGGCGCGATCCCGCGGGCGGTCTTCTGGCCGGTGCCGAACGTCGACTCCGGGCTGGTGCGGATCACCGCCCACGAACCACCGGTGCTGCCTGACGGGGTAGCCCGGTCCGACGTCTTCACCGTCATCGACCTGGCCTTCTCGCAGCGCCGCAAGATGCTGCGCTCGGTGCTGGCCGACTGGGCCGGGTCGGCAGCCCGGGCCGAGGAGATCCTGGTTGCCGCCGGGGTGGCGCCGACGGCGCGTGGGGAGACCGTCGACGTCGCCGGCTTCGCCCGGATCGCGTCGGCCCAGCGGGCCTGA
- a CDS encoding ribose-phosphate pyrophosphokinase, whose translation MSTLELAGRKSMMLLSGRAYPELAHEIAAELGVTVTPTTARDFANSETFIKPDESVRGSDAFVIQSFTSPINHWVMETLILIDALKRASAKRITVVAPFYPYARQDKKHRGREPISARLMADLFKTAGANRLMSIDLHTAQIQGFFDGPVDHIFALPVLSQHIKRKYAGVDFTVVSPDTGRVRVAEQWADRLGGAPIAFVHKTRDPMVANKVVANRVVGDVSGRRCLLIDDMIGTGGTIVKASEVLFGAGAAEVIVAATHGELAGPAAKLLSESRISDVIVTNTLPIRPEQEFDKLSVLSIAPIIARAIRAVFEDGSVTSLFDGQS comes from the coding sequence ATGAGCACCCTGGAACTTGCCGGCCGCAAAAGCATGATGCTGCTCTCCGGTCGCGCGTATCCGGAGCTGGCCCACGAGATCGCCGCCGAGCTCGGCGTGACGGTCACCCCAACCACCGCCCGGGACTTCGCCAACTCCGAGACGTTCATCAAGCCGGACGAGTCGGTGCGCGGCAGCGACGCCTTCGTCATCCAGTCCTTCACCAGTCCGATCAACCACTGGGTGATGGAGACGCTGATCCTCATCGACGCGCTGAAGCGGGCCTCGGCCAAGCGCATCACCGTGGTCGCGCCGTTCTACCCGTACGCCCGGCAGGACAAGAAGCACCGGGGCCGCGAGCCGATCTCGGCCCGGCTGATGGCTGATCTCTTCAAGACCGCGGGCGCCAACCGGCTGATGTCGATCGACCTGCACACCGCTCAGATCCAGGGCTTCTTCGACGGACCCGTCGACCACATCTTCGCGCTGCCGGTGCTCTCGCAGCACATCAAGCGCAAGTATGCCGGCGTCGACTTCACCGTCGTCTCGCCGGACACCGGCCGGGTCCGGGTGGCCGAGCAGTGGGCCGACCGATTGGGCGGCGCCCCGATCGCCTTCGTACACAAGACGCGCGACCCGATGGTCGCCAACAAGGTCGTCGCGAACCGGGTCGTCGGTGACGTGAGCGGCCGGCGCTGCCTGCTGATCGACGACATGATCGGCACCGGCGGCACCATCGTGAAGGCCTCCGAGGTGCTCTTCGGCGCCGGCGCGGCCGAGGTCATCGTCGCGGCCACGCACGGCGAACTGGCGGGCCCGGCCGCGAAGCTGCTGAGCGAGAGCCGCATCTCCGACGTCATCGTCACCAACACCCTGCCGATCCGTCCGGAGCAGGAGTTCGACAAGCTCTCGGTTCTCTCGATCGCCCCGATCATCGCCCGCGCGATCCGCGCGGTCTTCGAGGACGGCTCAGTCACCAGCCTCTTCGACGGCCAGAGCTGA
- a CDS encoding UDP-N-acetylglucosamine pyrophosphorylase /glucosamine-1-phosphate N-acetyltransferase, with the protein MSPDTPSPVVTAVVLAAGEGTRMKSPRRPKVLHGFAGRSLLGHALAALDAVAPATTLVVVGHRRDEVTAHLAEIAPGADAVVQSEQLGTGHAVQVALASTAATSSATTSSAPPPAAGREIVLVIPADAPLLRSETLHQLVSEQAGSEAAATMLTALVDDPTGYGRVLRSADLDTLGSVARVVEEADATPAQREIREVAASVYAFDAALLRDALARLSSDNAQGELYLPDVIGIFVGDQRPVQALITVAEETAGVNTRAQLAQAHRHYNDRLLRRHMEAGVTVVDPATTWVDADVTLEADVTLRPSVELFGATSIAAGASIGPDVSLTDCEVGEDSRVSRTVAVSARIGARCEIGPFAYLRPGTDLADEVKIGTYVEVKGSDIGTGSKVPHLSYVGDASIGEHTNIGAASVFVNYDGVTKRRSVIGSHARTGADNMFVAPVNVGDGAYTAAGSVITNDVPPGAMAVGRARQRNVEGWVARSRAGTDAARAAELAQAQQDQQDSTNSEEHDPT; encoded by the coding sequence GTGAGCCCCGATACGCCGTCGCCTGTCGTGACGGCGGTCGTCCTCGCCGCCGGCGAGGGGACGCGGATGAAGTCGCCGCGACGCCCGAAGGTGCTTCACGGATTCGCTGGGCGGTCGCTGCTGGGCCACGCGCTCGCCGCGCTCGACGCCGTCGCCCCGGCCACCACCCTGGTCGTGGTCGGCCATCGTCGTGACGAGGTCACCGCGCATCTGGCCGAGATCGCCCCTGGTGCCGACGCCGTCGTCCAGTCCGAACAGCTGGGCACCGGGCACGCGGTTCAGGTCGCGCTAGCTTCGACAGCTGCGACGTCCTCAGCCACCACCTCCTCAGCTCCGCCCCCCGCCGCTGGCCGCGAGATCGTCCTCGTCATCCCGGCCGATGCGCCACTGCTGCGCAGCGAGACGCTGCACCAACTCGTCAGCGAGCAGGCTGGTTCCGAGGCCGCCGCCACTATGCTCACCGCGCTGGTCGACGATCCGACGGGCTACGGACGGGTGCTCCGCAGCGCCGACCTGGACACCCTCGGGTCGGTGGCCCGGGTAGTCGAGGAGGCCGACGCCACCCCGGCCCAGCGCGAGATCCGGGAAGTGGCGGCCAGCGTCTACGCCTTCGACGCCGCGCTGCTGCGGGACGCACTGGCCCGGCTAAGCAGCGACAACGCGCAGGGCGAGCTCTACCTCCCGGATGTGATCGGCATCTTCGTCGGCGATCAGCGGCCGGTGCAGGCGCTGATCACGGTGGCCGAGGAGACAGCTGGAGTGAACACCCGGGCCCAATTGGCCCAGGCTCACCGCCACTACAACGACCGGCTGCTGCGCCGGCACATGGAGGCCGGCGTCACCGTCGTCGACCCGGCCACCACCTGGGTCGATGCCGACGTGACGCTCGAGGCCGACGTCACGCTGCGACCGTCGGTGGAGCTCTTCGGCGCCACCAGCATTGCCGCCGGGGCCAGCATCGGCCCGGACGTGTCGCTCACCGACTGCGAAGTCGGCGAGGATTCACGGGTCTCGCGGACGGTGGCGGTGAGCGCCCGCATCGGTGCCCGCTGCGAGATCGGGCCCTTCGCCTACCTGCGTCCGGGCACCGACCTGGCCGACGAGGTGAAGATCGGCACCTACGTCGAGGTCAAGGGCAGTGACATCGGCACCGGCAGCAAGGTGCCGCACCTGAGCTACGTCGGCGACGCCAGCATCGGCGAACACACCAACATCGGCGCGGCCTCGGTCTTCGTCAACTATGACGGTGTGACCAAACGCCGGTCGGTGATAGGTAGCCATGCACGCACTGGGGCTGACAACATGTTCGTTGCGCCGGTAAACGTCGGCGACGGCGCGTACACGGCCGCCGGATCGGTGATCACCAACGACGTGCCGCCCGGCGCGATGGCGGTGGGACGGGCCCGGCAACGCAACGTCGAGGGCTGGGTAGCCCGCAGCCGGGCCGGAACAGACGCGGCCCGCGCCGCCGAACTCGCACAGGCACAGCAAGATCAGCAAGACTCGACAAACAGCGAAGAGCACGACCCGACTTGA
- a CDS encoding stearoyl-CoA desaturase (delta-9 desaturase), whose amino-acid sequence MTIIDDISVDPPEGGTPGTAGTPGAPTAAAVETSKRPAPKPVFEGEKRSYEQAILYALVIIPFIALVAAVPVAWGWGLGWSDITLALIFYVISGLGITVGYHRYFTHASFKANRPLRIALAIAGSLAIEGPVIRWVADHRRHHAFSDKEGDPHSPWRYGETVPALLKGNFFAHIGWLFDVEHTNRDKYTPDLMRDKDIRRIDTLFPLWVAVSLLLPALLGGLLTWSLAGAVSAFFWASLVRICVLHHVTWSINSVCHTIGERPFSSRDKSANFWPLAILSFGESWHNLHHADPTAARHGVLRGQIDESARVIWLFEKLGWATDVRWSSSERVEKLRASA is encoded by the coding sequence GTGACGATCATCGACGACATCTCAGTCGATCCGCCTGAGGGCGGTACCCCTGGAACCGCCGGAACGCCTGGAGCCCCGACCGCGGCCGCCGTCGAAACGTCGAAGAGGCCGGCCCCCAAGCCGGTCTTCGAGGGGGAGAAGCGCAGCTACGAGCAGGCGATTCTCTACGCGCTGGTCATCATCCCGTTCATCGCACTGGTCGCAGCGGTACCGGTGGCCTGGGGGTGGGGCCTCGGCTGGAGTGACATCACGCTGGCCCTGATCTTCTACGTCATCTCCGGTCTCGGCATCACCGTCGGTTACCACCGTTACTTCACGCACGCCTCCTTCAAGGCCAACCGCCCGCTGCGGATCGCGCTGGCGATCGCCGGGAGCCTGGCCATCGAGGGACCGGTCATCCGCTGGGTCGCCGACCACCGCCGCCATCACGCGTTCAGCGACAAGGAGGGTGACCCGCACTCGCCGTGGCGCTACGGGGAGACTGTCCCGGCGCTGCTCAAGGGCAACTTCTTCGCCCACATCGGCTGGCTCTTCGATGTCGAGCACACCAACCGCGACAAGTACACGCCCGACCTGATGCGCGACAAGGACATCCGCCGCATCGACACGCTCTTCCCGCTCTGGGTCGCTGTCTCGCTGCTGCTGCCGGCACTCCTCGGCGGCCTCCTCACCTGGTCGCTGGCCGGAGCGGTGAGTGCCTTCTTCTGGGCCTCGCTGGTGCGCATCTGCGTGCTGCACCACGTCACCTGGTCGATCAACTCGGTCTGCCACACCATCGGTGAGCGCCCCTTCAGCTCCCGCGACAAGAGTGCGAACTTCTGGCCGCTGGCCATCCTGAGCTTCGGCGAGAGCTGGCACAACCTGCACCACGCCGATCCGACTGCGGCCCGCCACGGCGTGCTCCGCGGTCAGATCGACGAATCGGCCCGGGTTATCTGGCTATTCGAGAAACTGGGTTGGGCCACCGACGTCCGGTGGAGTTCATCGGAACGGGTCGAGAAGCTCCGCGCGTCGGCCTAG
- a CDS encoding ABC-2 type transport system permease protein: protein MSLSTIAQPARAARPDLRIYPFRDSTTMLRRNVKRMLRYPSMTVLLVGMPIVFLLLFVYVFGGTLGAGLGASAGVGGSPRAQYANYVTPAIILMTVAATVQGTAISVAMDMTEGIVARFRTMHIARVSVLSGHVLGSLIQTAISLVVVIGVALLVGFRPAAGVVGWLGAAGFLLLVTFALIWLAVALGQVSKSVETASNLPMPLVLLPFLSSGFVPTDSMPAGLRWFAEYQPFTPIIETLRDLVMAKPLGDHGWIALAWSALIALVGYLWSKRLFDREPAT, encoded by the coding sequence ATGAGCCTGAGCACCATCGCGCAGCCCGCCCGGGCAGCCCGGCCCGACCTGCGCATCTACCCGTTTCGGGACTCGACGACGATGCTGCGCCGCAATGTGAAGCGGATGCTGCGCTACCCGTCGATGACCGTGCTGCTGGTCGGGATGCCGATCGTCTTCCTGCTGCTCTTCGTCTACGTCTTCGGCGGGACTCTAGGGGCCGGCCTCGGCGCCAGCGCCGGAGTCGGCGGCAGCCCACGGGCCCAGTACGCCAACTACGTCACGCCCGCGATCATCCTGATGACGGTGGCGGCCACCGTGCAGGGAACGGCGATCTCGGTGGCGATGGATATGACTGAGGGCATCGTCGCGCGCTTTCGCACGATGCACATCGCCCGGGTCTCGGTGCTCTCCGGACACGTACTGGGGAGCCTCATTCAGACGGCCATCAGTCTCGTGGTCGTGATCGGCGTGGCGCTGCTGGTCGGGTTCCGTCCCGCCGCTGGAGTAGTCGGATGGCTGGGCGCCGCCGGCTTCCTACTGCTCGTCACGTTCGCCCTTATCTGGCTGGCCGTCGCCCTCGGCCAGGTGAGCAAGAGCGTCGAGACGGCTAGCAACCTGCCGATGCCCCTGGTGCTGCTGCCCTTCCTGAGCAGCGGCTTCGTGCCGACCGACTCGATGCCGGCCGGCCTGCGCTGGTTCGCCGAGTACCAGCCCTTCACGCCGATCATCGAGACCCTGCGGGACCTCGTGATGGCCAAGCCCCTCGGAGATCACGGGTGGATCGCGCTGGCCTGGTCGGCACTGATCGCGCTAGTCGGCTACCTCTGGTCCAAGCGCCTCTTCGATCGTGAACCGGCGACCTGA
- a CDS encoding ABC-2 type transport system ATP-binding protein produces MNSDASPPAITATGLRKCFGEQVVLDGVDLQVPSGSVFALLGANGAGKTTTVKILTTLIPASSGSARVAGYDVRDEPEAVRAAIGVTGQFSAVDNLLTGAENLLLMADLHHLDKSERGLRTARLLEQFDLGEAAKKPAATYSGGMRRRLDLAMTLVGDPRVIFLDEPTTGLDPRGRRDMWRIVRDLVATGVSIFLTTQYLEEADELADQIAVLEQGRIVASGTAAELKRHIPGGHIRLQFTDQSELDRAVGALPVVTREGDALALRVPSDGSLSSLKELIGRLDERAIPVAELSVHTPDLDDVFLALTGNSNQKVTSP; encoded by the coding sequence ATGAACTCCGACGCCTCACCGCCGGCGATCACCGCGACCGGACTGCGCAAGTGCTTCGGCGAGCAGGTTGTGCTCGACGGGGTAGACCTGCAGGTGCCGAGCGGGTCGGTCTTCGCACTCCTCGGCGCGAACGGCGCCGGGAAGACGACCACGGTGAAGATCCTCACGACGTTGATTCCGGCGAGCTCCGGGTCGGCCCGGGTCGCCGGGTACGACGTGCGTGACGAACCGGAGGCGGTACGCGCGGCCATCGGCGTCACCGGCCAGTTCTCGGCGGTGGACAACCTGCTGACGGGTGCGGAGAACCTGCTGCTGATGGCTGACCTGCACCACCTCGACAAGTCGGAGCGGGGCCTGCGCACGGCCCGGCTCCTCGAGCAGTTCGATCTCGGCGAGGCGGCGAAGAAGCCGGCCGCGACGTACTCCGGCGGGATGCGGCGCCGACTCGACCTGGCGATGACGCTGGTCGGCGACCCGCGGGTGATCTTCCTCGACGAACCGACCACCGGGCTGGATCCGCGCGGGCGCCGCGATATGTGGCGGATCGTCCGCGACCTGGTCGCCACCGGCGTCAGCATCTTCCTCACCACCCAGTATCTGGAGGAGGCCGACGAGCTGGCCGATCAGATCGCCGTCCTGGAGCAGGGCCGGATCGTGGCCAGCGGCACCGCCGCGGAGCTCAAGCGCCATATCCCGGGCGGGCACATTCGCCTGCAATTCACGGATCAGAGTGAGCTCGACCGGGCCGTCGGCGCGCTGCCGGTGGTGACGCGGGAGGGCGATGCCCTGGCGCTGCGGGTACCCAGCGACGGGAGCCTCTCATCGCTGAAGGAGCTAATCGGCCGACTCGACGAACGGGCCATCCCGGTGGCCGAACTATCAGTGCATACGCCCGATCTCGACGACGTCTTTCTTGCCCTTACCGGCAATTCCAACCAGAAAGTGACCTCGCCATGA
- a CDS encoding Putative adhesin: MPTYQTPAPISVTIDLSVANLRIAAGDRGDTAVEVSPSNRADDSDVRAAQQVRVDYSDGALRIAGPKSRVFDFSHKSKSVDVTIELPAGSQVAATMQIGDLHSTGRLGDCTLKTSLGNLRVERTGSLRLETSIGNITAAEVAGDAEISTGTGKVELGTISGTATVKNSNGDTEVNEVSGELRVRSANGRISVDHAGAGIEAKTANGGIRVGELVRGSVSLATAKGDLEVGIAEGTAAWLQLNTSFGRMQNLLESAGQPGENDETVEVRGRTSYGDIIIRRAIPRPASSVGGGVGGEVTQ, translated from the coding sequence ATGCCTACCTACCAGACACCAGCACCCATCTCGGTGACGATCGACCTCAGCGTCGCCAACCTACGTATCGCCGCCGGCGACCGCGGCGACACCGCCGTCGAGGTCAGCCCGAGCAACCGCGCCGATGACTCCGATGTCCGGGCGGCTCAGCAGGTCCGCGTCGACTACAGCGACGGCGCCCTGCGGATCGCCGGTCCGAAGTCGCGGGTCTTCGATTTCTCGCACAAAAGCAAGTCGGTCGACGTCACGATCGAGCTCCCGGCCGGTTCTCAGGTCGCCGCCACCATGCAGATCGGTGATCTGCACAGCACCGGCCGTCTCGGCGACTGCACCCTCAAGACGTCCCTCGGCAACCTCCGCGTCGAACGCACCGGTTCGCTGCGACTGGAGACCTCGATCGGCAACATCACCGCCGCTGAGGTCGCCGGTGACGCGGAGATCTCAACCGGCACGGGAAAGGTGGAACTCGGCACGATCAGCGGCACCGCAACGGTGAAGAACTCCAACGGCGATACCGAAGTGAATGAGGTATCCGGCGAACTGCGGGTGCGTTCGGCCAACGGGCGCATCAGTGTTGACCACGCCGGCGCGGGAATCGAGGCGAAGACGGCGAACGGCGGCATCCGGGTCGGTGAACTCGTCCGTGGGTCGGTCTCGCTGGCCACCGCGAAGGGCGACCTGGAGGTCGGTATCGCTGAGGGAACCGCCGCCTGGCTGCAGCTGAATACCTCCTTCGGGCGCATGCAGAACCTGCTCGAATCGGCTGGCCAGCCTGGTGAGAATGACGAGACGGTGGAGGTGCGCGGGCGCACGTCCTACGGAGACATCATCATTCGCCGGGCCATCCCGCGTCCGGCCTCCTCGGTTGGCGGCGGCGTCGGTGGCGAGGTGACCCAATGA
- a CDS encoding HicB family protein: MNLTSYVNNLGREFATLAEAGGDDARALVERLTGPLESAIRMTLLDALSAAADEISRELAPGSVELRLRGRDPNFVVALPPSESAEPSTQATASGDADSDLLISEDGPAARINVRLPEQLKSAVEEAATKEGRSVNAWLVRAAANALQRGDQRAEGPVSGRRSKQGFTGWVR, translated from the coding sequence ATGAACCTGACAAGCTATGTGAACAACCTTGGGCGCGAGTTCGCGACCCTCGCCGAAGCCGGCGGCGACGACGCCCGCGCGCTCGTCGAACGCCTCACCGGGCCGCTCGAATCGGCGATCCGGATGACCCTGCTGGACGCGCTCTCAGCGGCGGCCGACGAGATCTCCCGGGAGCTCGCACCGGGCTCGGTCGAGCTGCGGCTGAGGGGCCGCGATCCGAACTTCGTCGTCGCCCTGCCACCGAGCGAGAGCGCCGAACCCTCCACCCAGGCCACGGCCAGCGGCGATGCCGACAGCGACCTGCTGATCAGCGAGGACGGCCCGGCGGCTCGCATCAACGTCCGCCTCCCCGAGCAGCTGAAGAGCGCGGTCGAGGAGGCGGCGACCAAGGAAGGGCGGTCGGTGAACGCCTGGCTCGTCCGCGCCGCCGCCAACGCCCTGCAGCGCGGCGATCAGCGCGCCGAGGGGCCGGTCAGCGGCCGGCGCAGCAAGCAGGGCTTCACCGGCTGGGTTCGCTAA